GTGCGGTCCAGATGCAACTCGAAGCGGACCTCCTGCGCACCGGGCTCGACCCGCGCCCACTGCTCCTCGTCGAAGATCCGCAGCCGTGCCTTCACCGGATGCAGTGCTCGACACTCGGGGATCTGCCGCGCATACCCCAGCTTGTCGGCTTCATCCCGAGATAGAGCCTCCTCAATTGGCAACGGCAACTCCTCGGGCCAGCGCCGAAGGCTGAAGCGGTACCTTCCGGCCCGCTCCACCTCAACCGCCCATTTCCCGGTAGCCTTCTGCGCTGCCACAATGTGCCCCTGATGCCAGGCCACGTCGCCAAGCACATCCATCGCATTCAGCCGAGTCGGGGTCTCTTGCGCGCTCCCCAGGCAGATCGGGCAGTAGCGGGCAAAGAGCGGCGAGATCTCTTCCCACCACTCCTCATGGGCGGCGCGAAGCCGGGCGACGACTTCGGGGTGAGCTGTGGCGACGTCCCTGCGCTGTTGAGGGTCGGCCTTGATGTCGTACAGCTCCGCTCCCCGCACCAGCCGCCAGCGCCGTGTCATCACCGCGTTCTCCCACTTGTCGGGGGGCTCGGTGTTCTGCCGATACTGCACGAAGGTGGTGCGGTCGCCGGGGAGACTTGCCTCCTCCCCCCGCAGCAGAGGCGCGAGACTGGTTCCATCCCACTCGATGCCCTGCGGAGCCTGTAGCCCACACAGGTCCACGAAGGTCGGCAGCAGGTCCACGTGCAACGCCATCTCCTGCACCTCTCGGCCACCACTCATCTCCGCCTCAGGCCAACGCAGGTAGAAGGGCACACGGTGCCCGCCATCGTAGTACGACGCTTTCATCCCACGCAGGCCGGCACTGTAGCCCTGGGTCGTGAAGCCCTGCCGGTCCTGCCGAGAGCCACCGGAGCTACCGTTGTCGGTCATGAAGATCAGGATCGTTCGGTCTTCCAGGCCTCTCTGCTGCAGGTGCGCACGGAGCCGCCCGAAGTTCTCGTCGATGTTGGTGATCATCCCGTAGAAGGCCGGCTCCAGAATGTCCGGGTTGCCCCGGTACAGGTCCGTATAGCGGTCGGCCACCAGGTATGGGCTGTGCGGCGCATTCGTCGCGAGGTAGCAAAAGAACGGTTCCTGGCCGCACTCGTCGATGAACCCCAGGGCTTCCTTGAACCACACGTCGGTG
The nucleotide sequence above comes from Armatimonadia bacterium. Encoded proteins:
- a CDS encoding arylsulfatase; translation: MSKQGTGESERATCSRPNVILVLTDDQGYGDLGCTGNPWIQTPNIDSFSRDAVRCQDFHVSPLCTPTRGAIMTGHLPVRNGAWATCWGRSLLRRDEVTMADVFAASGYRTGMFGKWHLGDNYPYRPQDRGFQKVVAHKGGGVGQTPDFWGNSYFDDTYFHNGEAVAHEGYCTDVWFKEALGFIDECGQEPFFCYLATNAPHSPYLVADRYTDLYRGNPDILEPAFYGMITNIDENFGRLRAHLQQRGLEDRTILIFMTDNGSSGGSRQDRQGFTTQGYSAGLRGMKASYYDGGHRVPFYLRWPEAEMSGGREVQEMALHVDLLPTFVDLCGLQAPQGIEWDGTSLAPLLRGEEASLPGDRTTFVQYRQNTEPPDKWENAVMTRRWRLVRGAELYDIKADPQQRRDVATAHPEVVARLRAAHEEWWEEISPLFARYCPICLGSAQETPTRLNAMDVLGDVAWHQGHIVAAQKATGKWAVEVERAGRYRFSLRRWPEELPLPIEEALSRDEADKLGYARQIPECRALHPVKARLRIFDEEQWARVEPGAQEVRFELHLDRTGETQLEAWFVEEDGDECGAYYVVVEWLS